In Solea senegalensis isolate Sse05_10M linkage group LG6, IFAPA_SoseM_1, whole genome shotgun sequence, one genomic interval encodes:
- the haspin gene encoding uncharacterized protein haspin isoform X1 has product MKPVNSVFLKTYGKQRRKLPAWISPDNRKQVFDSSVSTDGDLSEFEPSKPGIRGKKTSVARRNGTRPAKIKAIWCLTEENSCEEDGAIPSLPHPQQSRTIRLKKTSVCNSRAVRPAKRKAALRVMENNSDEENISCSLPAVAQQSNRTSRRNQLASNLGVLMKRKGRQVPVTSESEGDSVARSHKNSVQKKSGSDVQRSVGRFVTCRTRRAAAKPTLPKAIVSNLNSSDDFTTEALRSRRILRPTRRTRVPPSAFLVSSAENSINAVGTLSFANPLREISLNESADHSLGLYSRNPPFCSTPSASSFSTRPRLKPFSINEKSTSIPSMTVGCAGILSPFQENLKSPGQPVSPPLSAAPTGLYSDDKLQPSLCEQSGDLFMEYRSTNKRRSCSQEANSHTEDSKAKFRGELSLNLLSVDSESSSDFVSAAGGLEWLIEALKEKCLTSPCTVRLQRLENLTVTQLSCQTTYSSCLGLSSMGHSQQTHKPPQSVDCSQTASFNLHSLITRSCSRSVDSCDSLEQAASGTDLSPLVDCKNFADESTHHAESSVDFIMGTHLSAKSVETLFTEDEALAVNDKRLVKKCTVQLKRLDLSQLTVQQLKGFTKQKETHLVCSHRSVNAENDHTRNTNDPEDLTCLGETMEGSILPVRRSVSNYGPVAQTQSSDPATEEKAAILTTTLRERCHSRKLFVEIKRISLPQSKGDKGQRSPTDASGSASHEQIKNNHQSDSDMNVCREDTSLKVNRKKRSLTSEDSISSNEEVVKSSCDILPRGKKMSLVPKEKKRRSTSTDRPGTTRKACVSGLSVNRWKNKSNTSAWLRAGEVKSVDCSINELITAKHKQPKELQGFVNLSTPVRASPLNISSLLADFTPNTHTWRRLKAALSVHRKVLLTPRSVYHQGTPGRTAQTDISQDLFASPLRSLLPKHLQLQLTHNSSLCEDAELSDAEKVYAECGQEQPLAWEECILPHRMKRCVKIGEGTFGEVFSTTNASGETVALKIIPLEGSEKVNGEDQKTFGEILHEIIISKELSSLKEKQHNQTHSFIGLNDLHCVRGRYPPEFLSAWDKFDQKKGSENDRPDFFEEDQFFLILEFEFGGADLENSNGTLASLGVAKSILHQVTAALAVAEQELHFEHRDLHWGNVLVKTTKQKTGSFLLNGTTHSVETKGLLVRIIDYSLSRLEIDDLTVSCDISKDEELFMGQGDYQFDIYRLMRQENGNEWSVYRPHTNVLWLHYLCSKLLSMKYRGSGGRGAKDTREELTRFYDNVLQYGSATEALQNCPMFQ; this is encoded by the exons ATGAAGCCAGTAAATTCGGTATTTCTTAAAACATACGGTAAACAGAGGCGAAAGCTGCCCGCCTGGATTTCACCGGACAACCGCAAGCAGGTCTTCGACAGCAGCGTCTCAACAGACGGAGATCTCTCCGAGTTTGAACCGTCAAAGCCAGGGATAAG AGGGAAAAAGACTAGTGTTGCTCGTCGTAATGGGACACGTCCAGCCAAAATAAAGGCCATTTGGTGTCTGACAGAGGAGAACAGTTGTGAGGAAGATGGCGCCATCCCCTCACTTCCTCATCCTCAGCAGAGCAGAACAATAAG ATTGAAGAAGACTAGTGTTTGCAATAGTAGGGCAGTCCGTCCTGCCAAGAGAAAAGCTGCTTTACGTGTGATGGAGAACAACAGTGATGAGGAGAACATCAGCTGCTCCCTTCCTGCAGTCGCTCAACAAAGCAACAGAACCAG TAGGAGAAACCAGCTTGCGTCTAATTTAGGAGTTTTGATGAAGAGGAAAGGACGGCAGGTTCCAGTGACCAGCGAGAGTGAGGGAGACTCTGTTGCTAGATCTCACAAAAATTCAGTTCAAAAGAAGAGCGGCTCTGA TGTTCAGCGTTCTGTGGGTCGCTTTGTAACCTGCCGCACACGCCGGGCTGCCGCCAAACCCACACTCCCGAAAGCAATAGTTAGCAACCTCAACTCCTCTGATGACTTTACTACGGAAGCTCTTCGTTCCAGACGTATTCTGCGGCCCACCAGGAGGACGAGGGTCCCTCCTTCAGCATTTTTAGTGTCGAGTGCAGAGAATTCTATAAATGCTGTAGGGACTTTGAGCTTTGCTAACCCCCTGCGAGAAATATCCCTCAATGAATCGGCAGATCACAGCCTCGGACTGTACTCCAGGAACCCCCCTTTTTGCTCTACTCCCTCAGCAAGCTCCTTCAGCACACGTCCACGCCTTAAACCCTTCTCCATCAATGAGAAGTCTACCAGCATTCCGTCCATGACAGTAGGCTGTGCAGGTATCCTGAGCCCATTTCAAGAAAACCTTAAATCACCCGGGCAACCTGTCTCACCACCTCTCTCTGCAGCACCCACTGGACTCTACAGTGATGATAAACTGCAGCCAAGTCTTTGTGAGCAATCTGGTGATTTATTTATGGAGTACAGAAGCACAAACAAGAGACGCAGCTGTAGCCAGGAGGCAAACAGCCACACTGAAGACTCAAAGGCCAAGTTTAGAGGGGAATTAAGCTTGAATCTGCTCTCAGTTGACAGTGAAAGCAGCAGTGACTTTGTGTCAGCGGCGGGAGGGTTAGAGTGGCTGATTGAGGCTCTGAAGGAGAAATGCTTGACCAGTCCCTGCACAGTGCGGCTGCAGAGATTAGAAAACCTCACCGTGACTCAGCTTAGTTGTCAAACAACCTACTCATCCTGTTTGGGACTTTCAAGCATGGGTCATagccagcaaacacacaaacctccaCAGTCTGTGGACTGCAGTCAAACTGCATCGTTTAATCTTCATTCACTGATAACCAGAAGTTGTTCACGGTCAGTAGATAGTTGTGATTCTCTTGAACAAGCCGCTTCAGGGACTGATCTTTCACCATTAGTTGACTGTAAGAATTTCGCTGATGAATCCACCCACCACGCAGAGAGCAGCGTCGACTTTATTATGGGTACACACTTATCAGCCAAGAGTGTGGAGACACTGTTTACAGAGGATGAGGCTTTAGCTGTAAATGACAAACGTCTTGTGAAGAAATGCACCGTTCAGCTCAAAAGGTTGGATTTGTCACAACTGACTGTTCAGCAGCTTAAAGGCTTCACAAAgcagaaagaaacacatttgGTGTGTAGCCACAGGTCTGTAAATGCTGAAAATGACCACACGCGTAACACCAACGACCCAGAAGATCTCACGTGTTTAGGGGAAACCATGGAGGGGTCGATTTTACCTGTGCGTCGCTCAGTAAGCAATTATGGTCCAGTCGCTCAGACACAGTCCAGTGATCCAGCAACAGAGGAGAAAGCTGCAATACTCACAACAACGCTGCGAGAGAGATGTCATTCTCGCAAACTCTTTGTTGAGATAAAGAGAATATCTTTACCACAGTCAAAAGGGGACAAAGGGCAAAGGTCACCCACAGATGCGTCAGGCTCGGCCAGTCATGAACAGATCAAAAATAACCACCAGTCTGACAGTGACATGAATGTCTGTCGTGAAGACACTTCTCTTAAagtaaataggaaaaagaggagctTGACTTCTGAAGACAGCATTTCCTCAAATGAAGAAGTTGTAAAGAGCTCCTGTGACATTCTGCcgagaggaaagaaaatgtccCTGGTccctaaagaaaaaaagaggaggagcacATCTACTGACCGACCTGGGACCACGAGGAAGGCGTGTGTGAGCGGCCTGAGTGTGAACcgctggaaaaacaaaagcaacaccAGCGCATGGTTGCGGGCAGGCGAAGTGAAGTCAGTGGACTGCAGCATCAATGAGCTGATCACCGCAAAACACAAGCAGCCGAAG GAGCTCCAAGGATTCGTGAATTTGTCCACCCCAGTGAGAGCGAGCCCGCTCAACATCTCGTCTCTGCTGGCTGACTTCACTCCCAATACACACACCTGGAGGCGACTCAAGGCTGCCCTCTCTGTTCATCGCAAAG TGCTCCTCACTCCAAGGAGTGTATATCATCAAGGCACTCCTGGAAGAACGGCTCAAACAGACATCAGCCAGGATCTGTTTGCCTCACCTTTACGATCTCTGCTCCCCAAACACCTCCAGTTGCAGCTGACCCACAATTCTTCg TTGTGTGAGGACGCAGAGCTGTCGGATGCAGAGAAGGTGTATGCCGAGTGTGGGCAGGAGCAGCCTCTGGCCTGGGAGGAGTGCATTCTCCCTCACCGTATGAAGCGCTGTGTTAAGATTGGCGAGGGAACCTTTGGCGAGGTCTTCTCCACCACCAATGCCTCAGGAGAAACCGTGGCTCTcaaa ATAattccactagagggcagcgaGAAGGTGAACGGAGAGGACCAGAAGACATTTGGAGAGATTCTTCATGAGATTATTATCTCAAA gGAGCTGAGCAGCCTGAAAGAGAAGCAACACAACCAGACTCACAGCTTTATTGGACTCAACGA TCTCCACTGTGTTCGCGGACGCTATCCCCCAGAATTCCTCAGTGCTTGGGACAAATTTGACCAAAAGAAAGGCTCTGAAAACGACAGACCAG ATTTCTTTGAAGAGGATCAGTTCTTTTTAATCCTGGAGTTTGAGTTTGGAGGTGCCGATCTAGAGAACAGCAACGGAACG CTTGCATCTTTGGGAGTGGCGAAGAGCATCCTTCATCAGGTCACTGCTGCGTTGGCTGTTGCTGAGCAGGAGCTTCACTTTGAACACAG GGATCTGCACTGGGGTAATGTCCTGGTCAAAACGACCAAGCAGAAGACGGGGAGCTTCCTTCTGAATGGGACAACTCACTCTGTGGAAACCAAAGGGCTGCTGGTCCGCATCATTGATTACTCTCTGTCCAGATTAGAAATCG ATGACCTGACGGTGTCCTGTGACATCTCGAAGGACGAGGAGCTCTTCATGGGTCAGGGAGATTATCAGTTTGATATTTACAGACTGATGCGACAGGAGAACGG AAACGAATGGAGTGTCTACCGCCCTCACACCAACGTGCTGTGGCTCCACTACCTGTGCTCCAAGCTGCTGTCCATGAAGTACCGGGGCTCAGGGGGGAGAGGAGCCAAGGACACGCGAGAGGAGCTCACCCGTTTCTATGACAACGTCCTCCAGTACGGCTCTGCCACCGAGGCACTACAGAACTGCCCCATGTTCCAGTAA
- the haspin gene encoding uncharacterized protein haspin isoform X2 has protein sequence MKPVNSVFLKTYGKQRRKLPAWISPDNRKQVFDSSVSTDGDLSEFEPSKPGIRGKKTSVARRNGTRPAKIKAIWCLTEENSCEEDGAIPSLPHPQQSRTIRLKKTSVCNSRAVRPAKRKAALRVMENNSDEENISCSLPAVAQQSNRTRRNQLASNLGVLMKRKGRQVPVTSESEGDSVARSHKNSVQKKSGSDVQRSVGRFVTCRTRRAAAKPTLPKAIVSNLNSSDDFTTEALRSRRILRPTRRTRVPPSAFLVSSAENSINAVGTLSFANPLREISLNESADHSLGLYSRNPPFCSTPSASSFSTRPRLKPFSINEKSTSIPSMTVGCAGILSPFQENLKSPGQPVSPPLSAAPTGLYSDDKLQPSLCEQSGDLFMEYRSTNKRRSCSQEANSHTEDSKAKFRGELSLNLLSVDSESSSDFVSAAGGLEWLIEALKEKCLTSPCTVRLQRLENLTVTQLSCQTTYSSCLGLSSMGHSQQTHKPPQSVDCSQTASFNLHSLITRSCSRSVDSCDSLEQAASGTDLSPLVDCKNFADESTHHAESSVDFIMGTHLSAKSVETLFTEDEALAVNDKRLVKKCTVQLKRLDLSQLTVQQLKGFTKQKETHLVCSHRSVNAENDHTRNTNDPEDLTCLGETMEGSILPVRRSVSNYGPVAQTQSSDPATEEKAAILTTTLRERCHSRKLFVEIKRISLPQSKGDKGQRSPTDASGSASHEQIKNNHQSDSDMNVCREDTSLKVNRKKRSLTSEDSISSNEEVVKSSCDILPRGKKMSLVPKEKKRRSTSTDRPGTTRKACVSGLSVNRWKNKSNTSAWLRAGEVKSVDCSINELITAKHKQPKELQGFVNLSTPVRASPLNISSLLADFTPNTHTWRRLKAALSVHRKVLLTPRSVYHQGTPGRTAQTDISQDLFASPLRSLLPKHLQLQLTHNSSLCEDAELSDAEKVYAECGQEQPLAWEECILPHRMKRCVKIGEGTFGEVFSTTNASGETVALKIIPLEGSEKVNGEDQKTFGEILHEIIISKELSSLKEKQHNQTHSFIGLNDLHCVRGRYPPEFLSAWDKFDQKKGSENDRPDFFEEDQFFLILEFEFGGADLENSNGTLASLGVAKSILHQVTAALAVAEQELHFEHRDLHWGNVLVKTTKQKTGSFLLNGTTHSVETKGLLVRIIDYSLSRLEIDDLTVSCDISKDEELFMGQGDYQFDIYRLMRQENGNEWSVYRPHTNVLWLHYLCSKLLSMKYRGSGGRGAKDTREELTRFYDNVLQYGSATEALQNCPMFQ, from the exons ATGAAGCCAGTAAATTCGGTATTTCTTAAAACATACGGTAAACAGAGGCGAAAGCTGCCCGCCTGGATTTCACCGGACAACCGCAAGCAGGTCTTCGACAGCAGCGTCTCAACAGACGGAGATCTCTCCGAGTTTGAACCGTCAAAGCCAGGGATAAG AGGGAAAAAGACTAGTGTTGCTCGTCGTAATGGGACACGTCCAGCCAAAATAAAGGCCATTTGGTGTCTGACAGAGGAGAACAGTTGTGAGGAAGATGGCGCCATCCCCTCACTTCCTCATCCTCAGCAGAGCAGAACAATAAG ATTGAAGAAGACTAGTGTTTGCAATAGTAGGGCAGTCCGTCCTGCCAAGAGAAAAGCTGCTTTACGTGTGATGGAGAACAACAGTGATGAGGAGAACATCAGCTGCTCCCTTCCTGCAGTCGCTCAACAAAGCAACAGAACCAG GAGAAACCAGCTTGCGTCTAATTTAGGAGTTTTGATGAAGAGGAAAGGACGGCAGGTTCCAGTGACCAGCGAGAGTGAGGGAGACTCTGTTGCTAGATCTCACAAAAATTCAGTTCAAAAGAAGAGCGGCTCTGA TGTTCAGCGTTCTGTGGGTCGCTTTGTAACCTGCCGCACACGCCGGGCTGCCGCCAAACCCACACTCCCGAAAGCAATAGTTAGCAACCTCAACTCCTCTGATGACTTTACTACGGAAGCTCTTCGTTCCAGACGTATTCTGCGGCCCACCAGGAGGACGAGGGTCCCTCCTTCAGCATTTTTAGTGTCGAGTGCAGAGAATTCTATAAATGCTGTAGGGACTTTGAGCTTTGCTAACCCCCTGCGAGAAATATCCCTCAATGAATCGGCAGATCACAGCCTCGGACTGTACTCCAGGAACCCCCCTTTTTGCTCTACTCCCTCAGCAAGCTCCTTCAGCACACGTCCACGCCTTAAACCCTTCTCCATCAATGAGAAGTCTACCAGCATTCCGTCCATGACAGTAGGCTGTGCAGGTATCCTGAGCCCATTTCAAGAAAACCTTAAATCACCCGGGCAACCTGTCTCACCACCTCTCTCTGCAGCACCCACTGGACTCTACAGTGATGATAAACTGCAGCCAAGTCTTTGTGAGCAATCTGGTGATTTATTTATGGAGTACAGAAGCACAAACAAGAGACGCAGCTGTAGCCAGGAGGCAAACAGCCACACTGAAGACTCAAAGGCCAAGTTTAGAGGGGAATTAAGCTTGAATCTGCTCTCAGTTGACAGTGAAAGCAGCAGTGACTTTGTGTCAGCGGCGGGAGGGTTAGAGTGGCTGATTGAGGCTCTGAAGGAGAAATGCTTGACCAGTCCCTGCACAGTGCGGCTGCAGAGATTAGAAAACCTCACCGTGACTCAGCTTAGTTGTCAAACAACCTACTCATCCTGTTTGGGACTTTCAAGCATGGGTCATagccagcaaacacacaaacctccaCAGTCTGTGGACTGCAGTCAAACTGCATCGTTTAATCTTCATTCACTGATAACCAGAAGTTGTTCACGGTCAGTAGATAGTTGTGATTCTCTTGAACAAGCCGCTTCAGGGACTGATCTTTCACCATTAGTTGACTGTAAGAATTTCGCTGATGAATCCACCCACCACGCAGAGAGCAGCGTCGACTTTATTATGGGTACACACTTATCAGCCAAGAGTGTGGAGACACTGTTTACAGAGGATGAGGCTTTAGCTGTAAATGACAAACGTCTTGTGAAGAAATGCACCGTTCAGCTCAAAAGGTTGGATTTGTCACAACTGACTGTTCAGCAGCTTAAAGGCTTCACAAAgcagaaagaaacacatttgGTGTGTAGCCACAGGTCTGTAAATGCTGAAAATGACCACACGCGTAACACCAACGACCCAGAAGATCTCACGTGTTTAGGGGAAACCATGGAGGGGTCGATTTTACCTGTGCGTCGCTCAGTAAGCAATTATGGTCCAGTCGCTCAGACACAGTCCAGTGATCCAGCAACAGAGGAGAAAGCTGCAATACTCACAACAACGCTGCGAGAGAGATGTCATTCTCGCAAACTCTTTGTTGAGATAAAGAGAATATCTTTACCACAGTCAAAAGGGGACAAAGGGCAAAGGTCACCCACAGATGCGTCAGGCTCGGCCAGTCATGAACAGATCAAAAATAACCACCAGTCTGACAGTGACATGAATGTCTGTCGTGAAGACACTTCTCTTAAagtaaataggaaaaagaggagctTGACTTCTGAAGACAGCATTTCCTCAAATGAAGAAGTTGTAAAGAGCTCCTGTGACATTCTGCcgagaggaaagaaaatgtccCTGGTccctaaagaaaaaaagaggaggagcacATCTACTGACCGACCTGGGACCACGAGGAAGGCGTGTGTGAGCGGCCTGAGTGTGAACcgctggaaaaacaaaagcaacaccAGCGCATGGTTGCGGGCAGGCGAAGTGAAGTCAGTGGACTGCAGCATCAATGAGCTGATCACCGCAAAACACAAGCAGCCGAAG GAGCTCCAAGGATTCGTGAATTTGTCCACCCCAGTGAGAGCGAGCCCGCTCAACATCTCGTCTCTGCTGGCTGACTTCACTCCCAATACACACACCTGGAGGCGACTCAAGGCTGCCCTCTCTGTTCATCGCAAAG TGCTCCTCACTCCAAGGAGTGTATATCATCAAGGCACTCCTGGAAGAACGGCTCAAACAGACATCAGCCAGGATCTGTTTGCCTCACCTTTACGATCTCTGCTCCCCAAACACCTCCAGTTGCAGCTGACCCACAATTCTTCg TTGTGTGAGGACGCAGAGCTGTCGGATGCAGAGAAGGTGTATGCCGAGTGTGGGCAGGAGCAGCCTCTGGCCTGGGAGGAGTGCATTCTCCCTCACCGTATGAAGCGCTGTGTTAAGATTGGCGAGGGAACCTTTGGCGAGGTCTTCTCCACCACCAATGCCTCAGGAGAAACCGTGGCTCTcaaa ATAattccactagagggcagcgaGAAGGTGAACGGAGAGGACCAGAAGACATTTGGAGAGATTCTTCATGAGATTATTATCTCAAA gGAGCTGAGCAGCCTGAAAGAGAAGCAACACAACCAGACTCACAGCTTTATTGGACTCAACGA TCTCCACTGTGTTCGCGGACGCTATCCCCCAGAATTCCTCAGTGCTTGGGACAAATTTGACCAAAAGAAAGGCTCTGAAAACGACAGACCAG ATTTCTTTGAAGAGGATCAGTTCTTTTTAATCCTGGAGTTTGAGTTTGGAGGTGCCGATCTAGAGAACAGCAACGGAACG CTTGCATCTTTGGGAGTGGCGAAGAGCATCCTTCATCAGGTCACTGCTGCGTTGGCTGTTGCTGAGCAGGAGCTTCACTTTGAACACAG GGATCTGCACTGGGGTAATGTCCTGGTCAAAACGACCAAGCAGAAGACGGGGAGCTTCCTTCTGAATGGGACAACTCACTCTGTGGAAACCAAAGGGCTGCTGGTCCGCATCATTGATTACTCTCTGTCCAGATTAGAAATCG ATGACCTGACGGTGTCCTGTGACATCTCGAAGGACGAGGAGCTCTTCATGGGTCAGGGAGATTATCAGTTTGATATTTACAGACTGATGCGACAGGAGAACGG AAACGAATGGAGTGTCTACCGCCCTCACACCAACGTGCTGTGGCTCCACTACCTGTGCTCCAAGCTGCTGTCCATGAAGTACCGGGGCTCAGGGGGGAGAGGAGCCAAGGACACGCGAGAGGAGCTCACCCGTTTCTATGACAACGTCCTCCAGTACGGCTCTGCCACCGAGGCACTACAGAACTGCCCCATGTTCCAGTAA